From the genome of Candidatus Brocadiaceae bacterium, one region includes:
- the rplP gene encoding 50S ribosomal protein L16 codes for MALMPSRVKHRKFQRGKLRGKATRGNRVVFGEFGLQALQCGRITAEQIEAGRLAVTHFLRHEGKLTIRIFPHRNMTARPAETRMGKGKGEPAHWIADVKPGTILFEISGVPEDLAVAAFSRVAHKMPIRTRLAHRRVHV; via the coding sequence CGGGAAGCTCCGAGGCAAAGCCACGCGCGGCAACCGGGTGGTGTTCGGCGAGTTCGGCCTGCAGGCGCTCCAGTGCGGGCGCATCACGGCCGAGCAGATCGAGGCCGGGCGCCTGGCCGTGACGCACTTCCTGCGCCACGAGGGCAAGCTGACGATCCGCATCTTCCCGCACAGGAACATGACGGCCCGGCCGGCCGAGACGCGCATGGGCAAGGGCAAGGGCGAACCGGCGCACTGGATCGCCGACGTCAAGCCCGGCACGATCCTCTTCGAGATCAGCGGCGTGCCCGAGGACCTTGCCGTGGCGGCCTTCTCGCGCGTTGCCCACAAGATGCCGATTCGGACCCGGCTGGCGCATCGGAGGGTGCACGTATGA
- the rpmC gene encoding 50S ribosomal protein L29, with amino-acid sequence MKAKELRGRDTQELRRELEQLQRELFDIRFQWQAEERPDRSRRRNLRRDVARYKTVLREMEGALDETRQAGARTDHE; translated from the coding sequence ATGAAGGCGAAGGAACTGAGGGGACGCGACACGCAGGAGCTGCGTCGCGAACTGGAGCAGCTGCAGCGGGAGCTGTTCGACATCCGTTTCCAGTGGCAGGCCGAAGAGCGGCCGGACCGCAGCCGCCGGCGGAACCTGCGGCGGGACGTCGCCCGCTACAAGACCGTCCTGCGCGAGATGGAAGGCGCCCTGGACGAGACCCGGCAAGCCGGTGCGAGGACCGACCATGAGTGA
- the rpsQ gene encoding 30S ribosomal protein S17 — MSEQARGYRKRLQGVVKSDKMDKTVTVTVERLVKHPRFKKYVRRKNTFMAHDPQQTAREGDVVEIESTRPLSRHKRWRLVRVLGRGLASRAGIRPSEEAQKTDTDLTA; from the coding sequence ATGAGTGAACAGGCCAGGGGATATCGGAAGCGCCTCCAGGGCGTCGTCAAGAGCGACAAGATGGACAAGACCGTCACGGTCACCGTGGAGCGGCTGGTCAAGCACCCCCGCTTCAAGAAGTACGTGCGGCGCAAGAACACCTTCATGGCCCATGACCCCCAGCAGACGGCCCGCGAGGGCGACGTGGTCGAGATCGAGAGCACCCGGCCCCTGTCGCGTCACAAGCGGTGGCGCCTCGTGCGCGTTCTGGGGCGCGGCCTGGCCTCGCGCGCCGGCATCCGGCCGAGCGAGGAAGCCCAGAAGACAGATACCGACCTGACGGCATAG